The following is a genomic window from Hydrogenobaculum sp. Y04AAS1.
GTTCTATAATAGACGAAAAAACATATTTTGACATCATAGACGGTAAAACTGCTTACCTTATAGGGGCCTGTTTTGGAGTTGGAGCTTTGATATCAAACTATGAAGAGTACGAAAAATTTTTTGATATTGGTTTAAAGCTTGGTAGAGCTTTTCAACTTATAGATGATGCCCTTGATTATGAGGTAGATAGCCAAAAACTAGGAAAACCCTCAAGAAACGACTTGAAAGAGGGCAAAGTAACATACCCAGTTATTTCTATGCTAGACAAATTAGATAAAGAACTTCTCAAAAATATACTGGTCTCTCAAAATCCTTCTCAAGAAGAACTAGATAGTATAATTGATACAGTTATTGAAAAAGGTGGGGTTATGCGTACAAAAGAACTTGCTTTTAGGCTTTTAGAAGAGGTAAAACAAGAGTTATCTTATTATCCTATCACAGAAAAACTTATGGAGCTTATAGAGAAAACCGTCAAAAGAGATTTTTGATGGAACTTATAGGCTATATATTAGGAATCATATTTTTTATACTGCTTGAGGGTTTCTTCTCAGGCTCAGAAATGGCTATCCTATCTTCAAATAAGTCAAGGCTTGAAGCTTTTGTCAAAAAGTCAAATAACTCTTACAAAGACATGGTTTCAAAGTTTTTGAAAAACCAAGAAGAGTTTCTAACGTTTACGCTATTTGGATACACCATAAGCATAGTGTTTGCAGCAAGCCTTTACACCATAATGCTTTTTGAAATATCTAAAGATGTACCTATTTTAAAACACACTTACATATTTTTTTCAGAAACCCTTGTTCTAATAACAATAATATTTGGAGAAATAATACCCAAAATAATATTTCAAAAGCATGCCGATAAAGTCATTTTACCTATTATATTTATTTTGTATAAACTAAGATTCTTATTTGGTTTTTCTTCTTTTTTATCAAAAGCCATAAAACATATATTTTTCAAATACATGTCAAAACCACACTCTCATGTCAGCAGAAGCACAATTTTAAAAATTATCTCGAAAGAGCTTGATGTAGATAAATTTGAATCTTTGATTTTATCAAACATAGTATCTTTTAAGGAAAGAAGAGCCGGTGAGATAGTAAGACCTATTTATGAAGTGGCCATGATAGAAGAAGGTGCACTTGTAGAGCAAGCTATATATCAGATGAAGTCCAGTGGATATTCAAGATTACCAGTGTTTAGAAATACTGTAAACGATATACTTGGCTATATCAGAGCTTTTGATATAATAGACAAAGACCCAAACACACCTATAGGCATATCCATAAGGCCTATACAACTTTTTTCAGAGTTTTCATTTTTAAAAGATGTATTACATGAGTTTAAAAGAAAAAAAGAACATATAGGGGCTGTGGTAGATGAAAGAGGAGTTATACTTGGCATTATCACATTGGAAGATGTTTTAAAAGAAATTGTAGGACAGATATCCGACGATGTTAGAAAAGAAGATCAACTTTTAAGAGAAATAGCAAAGAATAAATGGCTTGTAGATGGAAGGCTTGAGATGAGCGAGTTCTCCAGAATACTTGGCATAGATCTAACGGTTGGGCCTTATACCACAGTGTCTGGCTATATAACTTATTATCTTGGTAGGATACCGCAAAGAAACGAAATAGTAAACATAGGCAAATTCAAATTTAAAATTATAGATAGCGATAGAAGAAGGATATTGAAAGTTATAGTAGAAATGTAAAATCATTGACAATTTTTAATATATTTTTATATTTAGCTTATATCTATTTGGAGGTGAAATATGCAAAAGAATATGGCAACATGGGACAGAGTAGGAAGAGTTATATTGGGTATTGTGCTCATAATCTTGGCTTTTACGCATCATAGCTTACTATTTTATATCCTTGGTCTTGTAGGTCTTGTATTTTTAGTAACCGCCGCTATAGGCTTTTGCCCTCTTTATGCTGTGCTTGGTTTTAAGACAGGAGGTAATTGATATTCATTCCAAAAGCCGGGTACTCTTTGTATCTGGCTTTTTAAAAAAGAAATTATAATCATATAGTCAATAATAAAATCAATAATAAAACTATTAAACCTCATATAAAAATTATCAACTTATAACAACAATCTATAATATAATAAAGAACTCTTATAAGCTTAAACTATTCGTTTGTTATATCTTATTTATATAGCTTTAGATTGTTTTGGAGGTTTAATATATGGATAGAAGAGGTTTTCTCAAGGCCATAGGCACCGCTATTGGCGTTGTAGCATCTAAAAAAGCCGCAGAAGCTATGGAAATACCTCATATGCTTACAATACCAGGAAGAGAGGAAAACAATCCTCAGTGGGTAGGCCAAAAAGGCAAAAAATTTGCTATGGTTATGGACCTAAGGAAATGCATAGGATGCCAAGCTTGCGCATCTGCTTGTGTTATAGAAAACGATGTGCCTACAGACCAATACAGAACATACGTACCTGAATATGAAGTTGGCACTTTCCCAACTGTAAGAAAGGTGTTTTTACCTCAGCTTTGCAATCACTGCGAAAACCCCCCTTGCGTTCCGGTATGTCCAACCGGTGCCACTTACAAAAGACAAGATGGTATAGTGGTAGTTGACAACACTATATGCTGGGGCTGTGGATACTGTGTAAACGCTTGCCCTTACGATAAAAGATTTATGAACGACAGGTACCATGTGGCAGACAAGTGTACTTTTTGCGCTCACAGGGTAGATAACGGCATGTTACCAGCTTGCGTAGAATCGTGCGTAGGCGGAGCGAGAATATTTGGAGATTTAAACGATCCAAACAGTGAAGTTTCAAGGCTTATAAGAACATATCCGGTAAACGTTTTAAGACCTGAGCAAGGCACTATACCAAACGTATTTTACATAAACCTCTACGGAGAGCTTCAAGATACACCGCCCACTAACTTTGAGAGCTTGGATGACCTTGCCAGAGAATATTACAAAATAAAATCTGAAGAGTCCGAGTGGATGATTTTAAAGCCACTTCAAGATATAGTAAATGTGGAGGATTATAAACATGATGCTTGATACTTACCATGAGATTTTGGTGTTTGCATCTTCTATAACCCCTTCAAGACCTTGGGGTGTAAATATACCAAACTATTTTTGGACAGGTGGTATAAGTGTAGGGGCTTTCTTTATATACAGTCTTTACACGGTGTTTGGTATAGAAAAATTTAAAAGATTGGCAAGCATGTGCCTTTTAATAGCATTTTCTTTTATAGCCATAGCTCCTCTAAACTTAGTAGACGATCTAAAACAACCAGGTAGAATGATCCACGTATTTTTATACGGATGGTCTCACTTCCCAACATCTCCCATGAAGTGGGGTGTTATATTGTTAACCACTTATACGATACTTACTTTGCTTAGCTTGGTAGCTTACTATAGACCGTTTTTTGTAAGCTTATACAATAGTGTTGAAGACAATAGGTTGAAGCTAGTTTTTAAGCTTCTAACGCTAAATAGATTAGAATTAACAGAAGAAGCAATCAAAAAAGATAGAAAGATATTGTTTTATCTTGGTGCAATAGGTCTTTTGTTTGGTATAGGTGTTGAATTTTATACAGGTTATATTGTAGGAATATTAGTGGCTTTCCCACTCGTACATTTTCCAGCGTTACCCCTTGTTATGCTCACATCCGCTTTAGCGTCTGGTTCTGGGTTTGTATTGTTTTTTTATCCTATATATCAAAAGCTTATGGGTAAAGAAATAGATAGAGACGATATAGCCGCAGTAGCTAATATAATGGCTTGGGCCATTGTAGGTGAATTAATTCTGGATCTATTCTGGTACTCTTTTGGTCTTGCTTTTAGTGGTATTACAAAATACTTTATGAGAGCTTACTTTAAAGAAGACCTTGTTGGTATACTTGTATTTGATTTAGGGCTATTTTTGTTTGTGCCTATGATTTTGGCTTTTAGTAGATTTAAAAAATCTGCTTTCTTCATGTTTATAGCTGGTGCTTTGGCAGCTTTTGGAGCTTGGTATTTCAAATACAGCCTTGTAATAGGTGGGCAAAGTTTTCCAAAGATAATAGGCGGTTTTCTCACCTATACAATGCCAATATTTGGACATAATAGCTTACAATCTTTGATAGCAAACTGGGCTGGTATAATAGGGCTTTTGGCAGCTACTATAGCTTTGTTACCACATACCGATGATCTTTACAAAGGTTTTGGCAAGGAGGTTAAAGGATGAATACTACTCGTAGAAAGTTTCTTCTTGGTGTCTCAGCCGCCGGCCTTGGTACGATGGCTTTAGGATATTTAAAAACATTTAAATACCTTTTTACATTTGGAAGAAGAGGTCCAAAACCAAGATTTCCTATATACGGTAACGTACATTTACCAGAATTGTTAAAAGCCAAAACCCCAACAAACGAAAATGGCAACTACATTGTGAACAAAGATTATTATTATGCCAATACCGTTTGTATAGGCTGCACTACCCAATGTGGAGTACGTATTAAGGTTGACAAAAAAACTGGTAAAGTGGTGAGGGTATTTGGAAATCCTTACAACTTGCTTTCATCAGACCCATGGCTTGATTACGATAAGCCTGTAAAAGAGAGTATTTTTTGGGTATCTGGTATAAATGAATCTGGCCTCACAAACCGCTCTACGGTTTGCGCCAGGGGCAATGTGGTATTTGACAAGCTTTACACTAGATACAGAGTTACAAAACCACTTAAAAGAGTAGGACCAAGAGGTTCTCACAAATGGGTAGAGATAGAGCCAGAACAGCTTATCCAAGAGATTGTAAACGGTGGTAATTTGTTCGGTGAAGGTTTTGTGGAAGGTCTTAAAAGCATCAGAGACATAAATACGCCTATAGACCCCAACAACCCAGAATACGGTCCAAAATCAAATCAACTTGGTGTACTTGGTACCAACGACGATGGAAGAAAAACCTTTATAGTCCATAGATTTGTCAAAGCTTTTGGTACAGTAAACTTTTCCGGACATACTTCTATGTGCGGTCTTGCAATGAGGATAGGTCAGGCAGCTTATTTTGGCGATTTTAAAAAACTCCCTCACGCCAAACCAGATTTTGACAACACAGAGTATATACTATCTATAGGCACAGCACCAGCTCAGGCAGGAAACCCCTTCAAACGTCAAGGTAAACTTTTAGCCAGGGCTAGAACCGAAGGACCTTTAAAAAAGATAGTGGTGGTAACCCCAACCGCGGTAAATACCGATAATATGTCAATAGGTGCAAAATACGAATGGGTACCTATTTATCCGGGTCAAGACTTGGCTTTTGTAATGGGGCTTTTTAGATATATTATTGAAAACAACCTTTATAACGCTCCATATCTATCTATACCAAGCGAAGAAGCCATGAAAGCTGCTAACGAAGTAAGTTATACCAATGCCACGCATCTCGTTATCCAAGACGAAGGAGAAGACTACGGTAAAATACTAAGAGATCAAAATGGTGATCCATACGTCATGGACGCTGCCACAAACTCCCTACAAAACGCCAAAAACGTAAGAACTGGAGTTTTGTTTGTAAATCAGCAAGTAAGTTTAAATGGAAAAACCTATCATGTAAAAAGTGCTTTTGAGCTTTTAAAAGAAGCGGCTTTTGAATATTCGTTAGATGAGTATTCTCAAATGTGCGGTGTACCAAAAGAAACCATCGTAAGAATAGCTAAAGAGTTTACCTCTTATGGTAGAAAAGCCACTACAGATATACACGGCGGGGCTATGAACACCGTTGGTATGTACACCGCTTACGCTGTGGCTATGCTTGGAGCTATGGTAGGCAATATGAACTACAAAGGTGGTATGGCTGTAAAAGGTGGGGCCTACGACGCTTACAAGGGTCCTGTTTACGATCTTCTTGATTACGATGGAAAGGTAAAAACCCACGGAGTCAGAATAGATAGAGCTGGCTTTAAGTATCAAGATACTACAGAATATAAAAATAAAAAAGCTCAAGGATTAAATCCATACCCTGCAAAAGACAAATGGTATCCATTCTCAAATGCCATTGAATCTGATTGGATAGCCTCGTCTGCTCATGGATACCCATATCCTTTAAAAGCTCTTATAACAGTAAACTCAAACCCAGCTTACGCTCAAAGTGGCTTTTCAAATGTTATAGAATATCTGAAAGATCCGAAAAAGATACCTCTTTTTATAGCCATAGACCCATTTATAAATGAAACAAGCACATACGCAGATTATATTGTACCAGATAACGTGTTGTACGAAGAATGGGGTGCCATGGCTCCTTGGGGTGCTTATCTTACAAAAATAACCACCATAAGATATCCCGCTATAGAGAGTCCGAATGCAAAGTTTCAAAACGGTGAAGCTGTTTACGCCGAGAGCTTTTTTATAGAACTTGGCAAAGCTCTAAACCTACCAGGTTTTGGAGACAACGCTATAAAAGGAAAAGACGGCAAAACATATCCTTTACATAGGCCTCATGATTTTTATTTAAGAGCTTTTGAGAACTTAGCTATGCAAGATACACCTGTACCAGACGCTACAGATGAAGATATAGAATTAGCGGGTCTTACAAACTGGGTACCTCTTCTAAAATCCATAAACGGCAACAATTGGCGAAAAGTAGCCACAATCATGAGTAGAGGCGGCAGATATGCACCTTATGATACAGCATATGACGGTATGTATGTAAATCATAAATACAAGAAAATACTAAATATTTATAACGAAGAACTAGGAAACACTAAAGATGCCATCACAGGCGAATATTATCATGGAGTACCAAAGTATATAGAAGGACCAATATGTGCGGATGGTTCAAGCTTATGGACAAAAGTTGATAGAAACCAATACTCTCTTATAGCCTTTGGTTATAAATCAAACGTGTTATCATCACCAAACGCCTCTTCTGATAAGCTAAGGGATATAAAACTTTCTACCTACATAGATATAAATTCTAAAACCGCCAAAGAGTTTGGTATAAAGTATGGTGATTTGGTAAAAGTCTCAAATCCCTTTGGCCAATACATAATAGGTATAGTTAGAGTAAAAGAGGGCATAACACCAGGTACAATAGGTATAGAACATGGCCTTGGAAGGTTGGCAGAAGGCGCAGATACTATATACATAAACAATAAAAAACTACCGGCTATACCGCTACGCCAAACCGGAGTTAATATAAATATGATTGGCATTCAAGATCCGGTACGTCCAAAAGGACATGTACTCACAGATTTTGTCACCGGAGCTACCGCAAGAAACACCATACCTGTAAAGATAGAAAAGATAAGAAGTTTAGCCTAAAGTTTTAAAGATGTGGAAACGGAGGGAGGGTTTATTTATACAAACTTGATAATTTTAATAAAAGCCTAAAAACGTTGGTGTTGTATCTCATGTGAAGTCTTTTTAGATTGTAAAGGTTATCACCTCTTTTTATATGACCAGAATCCACGCTAAAAGCTAACTTATATCCAGCCTCTTTCACAGCATCCATTATCCTTTCATCGTAATCCCCGTATGGATAGCAAAAAGTTTTTATCTCTACGTCAAGCTTATCTTCTAGTATTTTTTTAGATAGCTCTACTTCTTGTTTTAGGCTTTTAGTATCAAGATGAGTAAGAGGCATATGAGTGATCGTATGAGAACCAATCTCAAAACCCTCTTTTAGGGCAGACTTTATATCTTCCCACGAGGCTATCGGTTTTTTGACATTTAATCTATCTGCATCCCATTTGTTGTATTCCCCTACAAGACCAACCGGCACAAATACAATCGCTTTAAAATCATATTTTTTAAGTATAGGTAAGGCGTTTTCAAAAATATCTTTGTAAGCATCATCAAAGGTTATACATACGTTTTTCTTTAAATCTTTACCTTTTACAAAATCTACAATTTCATCGGAAGTGATACTTTTAAAACCTAAAACTTTTAAGATTTTAATTTGTTTTTCAAAAAGCCTTGGGTTTGTATACAAGCTTTTCAGCAAAGCTTCCTTTGGTGGTATTCCTACGCTGTGATACATCAACGCTTTTATACTCATATAATATATATCTTTAAAAAGTAATATATTGCCAAAAAATACCCTACTATATTTATGAAAAGCCTGATATACTTTCTCTCTATTTTTTGAGATATCAAAGAAGACATCAATCCACCAACGGCAAAGCCTATCATCATAAGTATAGCATAGTGCCATTCTACTTTCCCGTATGCAATAAACAAAAACGCAGCGCTTAAGTTTATCAAAAAAGCCAACGTATTTTTTATCGTATTTGCTATATGTATATCATCAATGCCAATAGCTGTAATACTTCCAAGCATCACTATACCCATACCGGCACCAAAGTATCCGCCGTAAATAGCAGTTATAAGCTGTATTAAAAATACGTATCTAGCTTTTATACGAGAAGTAAATCTTGATATTTTTGGCC
Proteins encoded in this region:
- a CDS encoding polyprenyl synthetase family protein, producing the protein MAQQSGLDSIRKRIELALSENLDSSVDTILKAGNSTIEAGGKRIRPLLLVYLVESLGGDVDKAIILGCGIEYIHIASLLHDDVVDKADSRRGKPSVNKVFGQEAAVLTGDYLYAKALFLYANYGNAKMIDILSKAVMNMAEGQLLELKSIGSIIDEKTYFDIIDGKTAYLIGACFGVGALISNYEEYEKFFDIGLKLGRAFQLIDDALDYEVDSQKLGKPSRNDLKEGKVTYPVISMLDKLDKELLKNILVSQNPSQEELDSIIDTVIEKGGVMRTKELAFRLLEEVKQELSYYPITEKLMELIEKTVKRDF
- a CDS encoding hemolysin family protein, with the protein product MELIGYILGIIFFILLEGFFSGSEMAILSSNKSRLEAFVKKSNNSYKDMVSKFLKNQEEFLTFTLFGYTISIVFAASLYTIMLFEISKDVPILKHTYIFFSETLVLITIIFGEIIPKIIFQKHADKVILPIIFILYKLRFLFGFSSFLSKAIKHIFFKYMSKPHSHVSRSTILKIISKELDVDKFESLILSNIVSFKERRAGEIVRPIYEVAMIEEGALVEQAIYQMKSSGYSRLPVFRNTVNDILGYIRAFDIIDKDPNTPIGISIRPIQLFSEFSFLKDVLHEFKRKKEHIGAVVDERGVILGIITLEDVLKEIVGQISDDVRKEDQLLREIAKNKWLVDGRLEMSEFSRILGIDLTVGPYTTVSGYITYYLGRIPQRNEIVNIGKFKFKIIDSDRRRILKVIVEM
- a CDS encoding DUF2892 domain-containing protein gives rise to the protein MQKNMATWDRVGRVILGIVLIILAFTHHSLLFYILGLVGLVFLVTAAIGFCPLYAVLGFKTGGN
- the dsrO gene encoding sulfate reduction electron transfer complex DsrMKJOP subunit DsrO, translated to MDRRGFLKAIGTAIGVVASKKAAEAMEIPHMLTIPGREENNPQWVGQKGKKFAMVMDLRKCIGCQACASACVIENDVPTDQYRTYVPEYEVGTFPTVRKVFLPQLCNHCENPPCVPVCPTGATYKRQDGIVVVDNTICWGCGYCVNACPYDKRFMNDRYHVADKCTFCAHRVDNGMLPACVESCVGGARIFGDLNDPNSEVSRLIRTYPVNVLRPEQGTIPNVFYINLYGELQDTPPTNFESLDDLAREYYKIKSEESEWMILKPLQDIVNVEDYKHDA
- the nrfD gene encoding NrfD/PsrC family molybdoenzyme membrane anchor subunit, which codes for MMLDTYHEILVFASSITPSRPWGVNIPNYFWTGGISVGAFFIYSLYTVFGIEKFKRLASMCLLIAFSFIAIAPLNLVDDLKQPGRMIHVFLYGWSHFPTSPMKWGVILLTTYTILTLLSLVAYYRPFFVSLYNSVEDNRLKLVFKLLTLNRLELTEEAIKKDRKILFYLGAIGLLFGIGVEFYTGYIVGILVAFPLVHFPALPLVMLTSALASGSGFVLFFYPIYQKLMGKEIDRDDIAAVANIMAWAIVGELILDLFWYSFGLAFSGITKYFMRAYFKEDLVGILVFDLGLFLFVPMILAFSRFKKSAFFMFIAGALAAFGAWYFKYSLVIGGQSFPKIIGGFLTYTMPIFGHNSLQSLIANWAGIIGLLAATIALLPHTDDLYKGFGKEVKG
- a CDS encoding molybdopterin-dependent oxidoreductase; this encodes MNTTRRKFLLGVSAAGLGTMALGYLKTFKYLFTFGRRGPKPRFPIYGNVHLPELLKAKTPTNENGNYIVNKDYYYANTVCIGCTTQCGVRIKVDKKTGKVVRVFGNPYNLLSSDPWLDYDKPVKESIFWVSGINESGLTNRSTVCARGNVVFDKLYTRYRVTKPLKRVGPRGSHKWVEIEPEQLIQEIVNGGNLFGEGFVEGLKSIRDINTPIDPNNPEYGPKSNQLGVLGTNDDGRKTFIVHRFVKAFGTVNFSGHTSMCGLAMRIGQAAYFGDFKKLPHAKPDFDNTEYILSIGTAPAQAGNPFKRQGKLLARARTEGPLKKIVVVTPTAVNTDNMSIGAKYEWVPIYPGQDLAFVMGLFRYIIENNLYNAPYLSIPSEEAMKAANEVSYTNATHLVIQDEGEDYGKILRDQNGDPYVMDAATNSLQNAKNVRTGVLFVNQQVSLNGKTYHVKSAFELLKEAAFEYSLDEYSQMCGVPKETIVRIAKEFTSYGRKATTDIHGGAMNTVGMYTAYAVAMLGAMVGNMNYKGGMAVKGGAYDAYKGPVYDLLDYDGKVKTHGVRIDRAGFKYQDTTEYKNKKAQGLNPYPAKDKWYPFSNAIESDWIASSAHGYPYPLKALITVNSNPAYAQSGFSNVIEYLKDPKKIPLFIAIDPFINETSTYADYIVPDNVLYEEWGAMAPWGAYLTKITTIRYPAIESPNAKFQNGEAVYAESFFIELGKALNLPGFGDNAIKGKDGKTYPLHRPHDFYLRAFENLAMQDTPVPDATDEDIELAGLTNWVPLLKSINGNNWRKVATIMSRGGRYAPYDTAYDGMYVNHKYKKILNIYNEELGNTKDAITGEYYHGVPKYIEGPICADGSSLWTKVDRNQYSLIAFGYKSNVLSSPNASSDKLRDIKLSTYIDINSKTAKEFGIKYGDLVKVSNPFGQYIIGIVRVKEGITPGTIGIEHGLGRLAEGADTIYINNKKLPAIPLRQTGVNINMIGIQDPVRPKGHVLTDFVTGATARNTIPVKIEKIRSLA
- a CDS encoding polysaccharide deacetylase family protein; the encoded protein is MSIKALMYHSVGIPPKEALLKSLYTNPRLFEKQIKILKVLGFKSITSDEIVDFVKGKDLKKNVCITFDDAYKDIFENALPILKKYDFKAIVFVPVGLVGEYNKWDADRLNVKKPIASWEDIKSALKEGFEIGSHTITHMPLTHLDTKSLKQEVELSKKILEDKLDVEIKTFCYPYGDYDERIMDAVKEAGYKLAFSVDSGHIKRGDNLYNLKRLHMRYNTNVFRLLLKLSSLYK
- a CDS encoding sulfite exporter TauE/SafE family protein; protein product: MIHYALAFFSSLFAGGINAVAGGGTLISFPTLIELGLSSKLSNTTNTVALWTGSLLGAIGYKSYFKDALPNIKKLFIPSLIGGILGGFLLLYTPQKTFNFIVPFLILFAAILFSFGPKISRFTSRIKARYVFLIQLITAIYGGYFGAGMGIVMLGSITAIGIDDIHIANTIKNTLAFLINLSAAFLFIAYGKVEWHYAILMMIGFAVGGLMSSLISQKIERKYIRLFINIVGYFLAIYYFLKIYII